One stretch of Natronobacterium gregoryi SP2 DNA includes these proteins:
- a CDS encoding tyrosine--tRNA ligase, producing the protein MDTYDLITRNAEEVVTEEEVRKLAGDPDGKRVYVGYEPSGVLHLGHLLTANKLIDLQEAGMEVVVLLADVHAYLNGKGTFEEIRETAEQMKAQFIAYGLEEENTEFVYGSEFQLDEEYTLDLHQLELATTLNRAQRAMADIAGSETATVSHVVYPLMQTLDIEYLDLDLAVGGLDQRKVHMLAREELPELDYDVRPALHTPIVADLTSGEGKMSSSEGVTISMEDATEDLEEKVNSAFCPPTRDPEGDLENPVLELFEYHVFPRFDEIVVERPEQYGGDLTYGEYESLAADLESGELHPADAKGTLATYLDELIAPGREKLREIRD; encoded by the coding sequence ATGGATACCTACGACCTGATCACGCGAAACGCCGAGGAGGTCGTCACCGAGGAGGAGGTGCGCAAACTGGCCGGCGATCCCGACGGAAAGCGGGTCTACGTCGGCTACGAGCCCTCCGGCGTCTTGCACCTCGGGCACCTGCTGACGGCGAACAAGCTCATCGACCTCCAGGAAGCCGGCATGGAAGTCGTCGTCTTGCTTGCCGATGTCCACGCGTACCTCAACGGCAAAGGGACCTTCGAGGAGATCCGTGAGACAGCCGAACAGATGAAAGCACAGTTCATCGCCTACGGCCTCGAGGAGGAAAACACCGAGTTCGTCTACGGCTCGGAGTTCCAACTCGACGAGGAGTACACCCTCGATCTCCACCAACTCGAGCTCGCGACGACGCTCAACCGCGCCCAGCGGGCGATGGCCGATATCGCCGGCAGCGAGACCGCGACAGTGAGCCACGTCGTCTACCCGCTGATGCAGACGCTCGACATCGAGTACCTCGACCTCGACCTGGCCGTCGGCGGACTCGACCAACGGAAGGTCCACATGCTCGCCCGCGAAGAACTCCCCGAACTGGACTACGACGTCCGACCCGCGCTACATACTCCGATCGTCGCCGATCTGACCAGCGGCGAGGGGAAGATGTCCTCGAGCGAGGGCGTCACGATCTCGATGGAAGACGCAACCGAGGACCTCGAGGAGAAGGTCAACTCGGCGTTCTGTCCCCCGACGCGGGACCCCGAGGGAGACCTCGAGAATCCCGTGCTCGAACTGTTCGAGTACCACGTCTTCCCGCGGTTCGACGAAATCGTCGTCGAACGGCCGGAACAGTACGGCGGCGACCTCACCTACGGGGAGTACGAATCGCTGGCTGCGGACCTCGAGTCCGGCGAGCTCCATCCGGCAGACGCCAAGGGGACGCTGGCGACGTACCTCGACGAACTGATCGCGCCGGGCCGGGAGAAACTGCGAGAGATTCGGGACTGA
- a CDS encoding S1C family serine protease — MTPTPNQLGRRRLLQTAAATAAGLGIGGWSATLDDETDDGTGNETEGLAGDGPYVDLYEDSIDEVVLVAAGAGEDTPGGFGSGFVVDDVVVTNAHVVQATAEVELQFTDEQWRTGTVLGTDVHSDLAAVEVDGELPDPVDGLSLADTDPSVGQEVVALGNPLGLDASITQGIVSGVDRSLPSPTGFSIPAAIQTDAPVNPGNSGGPLVDLEGRVLGVVFAGAGQTIGFAISARLADRVVPALVEDGEYQHAYLGVGLEPVGPQIAEANDLAEAGGVVVRQVTPESPADGVLEPADGVTVVDGAPVPVGGDVIVAIDGEEIPNEDRLSSYLALETSPGETIEIEVVRDSDRETVELALEERPDVDLP, encoded by the coding sequence GTGACGCCAACTCCGAACCAGCTCGGCCGCAGACGACTCCTCCAGACGGCCGCAGCGACCGCGGCCGGCCTCGGGATCGGCGGCTGGAGTGCCACGCTCGACGACGAGACCGACGACGGAACAGGGAACGAGACGGAAGGACTCGCCGGCGACGGCCCGTACGTCGACCTCTACGAGGACAGCATCGACGAGGTCGTCCTCGTCGCCGCCGGTGCCGGCGAGGACACCCCCGGTGGGTTCGGTTCCGGCTTCGTCGTCGACGACGTCGTCGTGACGAACGCCCACGTCGTCCAGGCCACAGCCGAGGTCGAACTCCAGTTCACCGACGAACAGTGGCGGACAGGGACGGTACTTGGAACCGACGTCCACAGCGACCTCGCCGCCGTCGAGGTAGACGGGGAGCTACCCGATCCCGTCGACGGTCTCTCGCTGGCCGACACCGACCCTTCGGTCGGCCAGGAAGTCGTCGCACTCGGGAACCCGCTCGGCCTCGACGCCTCGATCACGCAGGGGATCGTCAGCGGCGTCGACCGCTCGCTGCCAAGCCCCACCGGGTTCTCGATTCCCGCTGCCATCCAGACCGACGCCCCAGTCAACCCCGGCAACAGCGGTGGCCCGCTGGTCGACCTCGAGGGTCGCGTCCTGGGCGTGGTGTTTGCGGGTGCGGGGCAGACGATCGGGTTCGCCATCTCCGCACGACTCGCCGATCGCGTCGTTCCGGCACTCGTCGAGGACGGCGAGTACCAGCACGCCTACCTCGGGGTCGGCCTCGAGCCCGTCGGTCCACAGATCGCCGAGGCGAACGACCTCGCGGAGGCCGGTGGCGTCGTCGTCCGGCAGGTCACGCCGGAGTCACCTGCCGACGGCGTCTTAGAGCCAGCCGACGGCGTGACGGTCGTCGACGGCGCTCCCGTCCCGGTCGGCGGGGACGTGATCGTCGCAATCGACGGCGAGGAGATCCCGAACGAAGACCGACTCTCGTCGTACCTCGCACTCGAGACGTCCCCTGGCGAGACGATCGAGATCGAGGTCGTTCGTGACAGTGATCGAGAGACAGTCGAGTTGGCCCTCGAGGAGCGGCCGGACGTCGACCTCCCCTGA
- a CDS encoding transcription elongation factor Spt5: MGIYAVKTTASQERTVAGMIINREEPEIHAALAPDSLTSYVMVESEGSAVLERVLDDIPHAQSIVPGESDISEVEHFLSPKPDVEGIAEGDLVELIAGPFKGEKAQVQRIDEGKDQVTVELYEATVPIPVTVRGDQIRVLDSDER, encoded by the coding sequence ATGGGCATCTACGCCGTCAAGACGACCGCGAGTCAGGAACGCACGGTCGCCGGCATGATCATCAACCGCGAGGAACCTGAGATTCACGCCGCGCTCGCGCCGGACTCGCTGACCTCCTACGTGATGGTCGAATCCGAGGGAAGCGCCGTGCTCGAGCGGGTGCTCGACGACATTCCTCACGCACAGAGTATCGTCCCCGGCGAGTCAGACATCTCGGAAGTCGAACACTTCCTCTCGCCGAAGCCGGACGTCGAGGGGATCGCCGAGGGCGACCTCGTCGAACTCATCGCCGGTCCGTTCAAAGGCGAGAAGGCCCAGGTCCAGCGCATCGACGAAGGCAAAGACCAGGTCACCGTCGAGCTGTACGAAGCGACGGTTCCGATCCCCGTGACGGTGCGTGGCGACCAGATCCGCGTGCTCGATAGCGACGAACGGTAG
- a CDS encoding protein translocase SEC61 complex subunit gamma: MDVPYDLTSYVRVLKMATTPTTNEFLQVSKIAGAGILLVGFIGFVIGAIMLVLTGGAGGGL, from the coding sequence ATGGACGTTCCGTACGACCTCACCTCGTACGTCAGGGTGTTGAAAATGGCGACGACACCGACGACGAACGAGTTCCTTCAAGTGTCGAAGATCGCCGGTGCTGGCATCCTACTCGTCGGGTTCATCGGGTTCGTCATCGGCGCGATCATGCTCGTGCTGACCGGTGGAGCTGGTGGTGGCCTCTGA